In one Plasmodium reichenowi strain SY57 chromosome 7, whole genome shotgun sequence genomic region, the following are encoded:
- a CDS encoding exported protein (hyp9), giving the protein MFVLLYKFFLLSLFVINLIYVDNGVFNKYSYEPNDGDYSFCIRISRLLSQNNKELRKPFFNKLKNDIKNYNDIHNFRNIDKECKVVDVNSVKTREGMNDVTVTMKSALKPDLITISVTNKWVTVNEWDYLMNDLCKENNIEIEDGNVKKRKKPVKYVVRVLGYIVIIPFVIVSLPFIAMVGLGRCMCHSKEKGANVFKNVWNALF; this is encoded by the exons ATGTTTGTTTTAttgtataaattttttttattatcattatttgttattaatttaatatatgttgaCAAT GGAGTATTTAATAAGTATAGTTATGAACCTAACGATGGAGATTATTCATTTTGCATAAGAATTTCCAGATTATTATCCcaaaataataaggaaTTGAGAAAacctttttttaataaactaaaaaatgatattaaaaattataatgatatacaTAACTTTAGGAATATTGATAAAGAATGTAAAGTAGTAGATGTAAATTCAGTGAAAACGCGTGAAGGTATGAATGATGTTACTGTTACTATGAAGTCAGCTTTAAAACCCGATTTGATTACAATAAGTGTAACAAATAAATGGGTGACTGTAAATGAATGGGATTATTTAATGAATGATTTGTGTAAAGAAAACAATATTGAAATTGAAGATGGTAATGtgaaaaaaaggaaaaaacCGGTAAAATATGTTGTGCGTGTGTTAGGatatattgtaataatacCTTTTGTAATAGTTTCTTTGCCATTTATTGCTATGGTAGGATTGGGAAGATGTATGTGTCATTCAAAAGAAAAGGGTGCCAAcgtttttaaaaatgtatgGAATGCTCTTTTTtaa